One region of Eupeodes corollae chromosome 1, idEupCoro1.1, whole genome shotgun sequence genomic DNA includes:
- the LOC129949018 gene encoding uncharacterized protein LOC129949018, whose protein sequence is MSLIAEDEFSMSVTQKQQQIRVCIKFMDEHPSLANDYKPNSVQGNADLSMLWAELAEILNSNDPPMKNIAGWRKFKMESQAENDDRSSNSSISSTTDNPRSYNAKPATSPKEVSSINRFCSQVKTDSISDGDMSDFSNDSEDEEFNNQTEGQNSNPQSHVQSTSPVGDNIMKNGQVVVRKVFTNTRERWRQQNVSGAFSELRKLVPTHPPDKKLSKNEILRMSIKYIKLLTNVLDWQKQEELKYAAEENEPNNNDKSTINVMKEFHVKCERSIVQLDNIQRSTNNNLLMIAPQNQNQTQTKAIKLEAPDEPSSFHFRPDVLPTNTTINTRYLTKFNRPKKRSNQHPQQHPKPDLYLKRKKDRI, encoded by the exons atgagcctcatcgctgaagatgaatTTTCGAT GTCAGTAacacaaaaacagcaacaaataCGAGTATGTATTAAATTTATGGATGAGCATCCTTCTTTGGCCAATGACTATAAACCTAATTCTGTACAAGGGAACGCGGACCTTAGTATGTTGTGGGCCGAATTGgctgaaattttaaattcgaatgACCCACCTATGAAAAACATTGCTGGTTGGAGGAAG tttaaaatggAATCGCAAGCAGAAAATGACGACCGTAGTTCCAATTCCTCGATAAGCAGCACAACAGATAATCCCCGTTCTTATAATGCGAAACCCGCAACTTCCCCAAAAGAAGTTTCATCAATTAACAGATTTTGCAGTCAAGTTAAAACAGATTCTATATCTGATGGTGATATGTCTGATTTTTCTAACGATAGCGAAGATGAAGAATTCAACAATCAAACAGAAG ggCAAAACAGTAACCCGCAATCACACGTTCAAAGTACATCTCCCGTTGGTGataatattatgaaaaacgGTCAAGTTGTCGTGCGAAAAGTGTTTACAAACACTAGAGAGCGCTGGCGTCAACAGAATGTTTCTGGTGCATTCTCTGAACTTCGAAAATTAGTTCCAACACACCCACCTGACaagaaattatcaaaaaatgaaattcttcGAATGTCGATTAAGTACATAAAGCTCTTAACAAATGTTCTTGATTGGCAGAAGCAAGAAGAACTAAAATATGCCGCAGAAGAAAATGAACCAAACAACAATGACAAATCTACGATTAATGTTATGAAAGAATTCCATGTTAAATGTGAGCGCTCTATTGTTCAATTAGATAACATCCAAAGAAGTACCAATAACAATCTTCTAATGATCGCtcctcaaaatcaaaatcaaactcAAACAAAAGCGATTAAATTGGAAGCACCCGATGAACCATCGTCGTTTCATTTTCGTCCCGATGTATTACCAACAAACACCACGATCAACACACGATACTTGACGAAATTCAATAGACCCAAAAAAAGATCCAATCAACATCCACAACAACATCCAAAACCAGATTTATAtttgaaacgaaaaaaagaTAGAATATAG